In Miscanthus floridulus cultivar M001 chromosome 19, ASM1932011v1, whole genome shotgun sequence, the DNA window TGCTCGCTTGCGGGTGCTACTTCTCGGAGCAGTAGCTGCTGCTGCCTGTTTGTACTATGAGTGAGAGTGTGAGGAGGCGAGGGCGAAGTGCCATAGCCTGAGCGGGAGAAGGAGACCGCGGTGGGGAGAGATGAGCGTGACCAAGTTCATCAAGTGCATCACGGTCGGGGACAGCGCCATGGGCAAGACCTGCATGCTCATCTGCTATACCAGCAACAAGTTCCCCATGGATTACATCCCCACGGTGTTCGACAACTTCAGCGCCAACGTCTCTGTGGATGGCAACATCGTCAACCTGTAGCCTGTTTCCACCATGCACGAGCGCACGCGCCAGGTTGTGTCACCGAGCCGTTGCGACCCTCCCGCCGCTGTCGCGTGCGCGCGCGTGCACGCGTGCCCTGCGGCCGTGCCAGTGCTCTGCTTCGGTGTCCGCTCCTCTCATGTGGCCACACCGTGGCCCGCTGCTTCGGGCATCCTTCTGCCAGACCACAGCAGCCACGCTACCCATGCTGCGTGGGTCCTCGTGCGGCTCGCCGGTGGGTggtccgccgccgccgtgccgttCCCTAGCCCCGTCACGCCGTTGTCGCCGCCGTTTGGGCCGGTGAATTGGTTCCCTGTCCGTGCTCTGTTTTGGAGGTGAGGTGAGGACATAAATACGTAAATACATGGTTTTCCGATGGTCTTGAGGTAAAGTCTATGACTCGAATGAATAGTAGAATGGTAGCATTCTAAATAGATAGAAAATGGAGACATTTTTGCAAAATCATCAGCGCACACTGGGCTTGCCCAGTTGGGATGGCTGCATGCCGCTAGGCCGGTCTGATTCGCCGCGCTGATGGGCCGCCTACGCTGTGGCCTGCGCCTGGGTCATGCACGTGTCGCATGGGCCGAGCTCGCCCCACCTGGGCCGCCTGTCCAGGACAGCTTTGCGCCGCTGGGTCACGCGCGCGTTGTGCACCTACGGGCCAAACCAACTCGCCGCTGTGGGCCTCGCTAGGCCGTGTCCACTGTTGGGCCGGCCGGTCATTTTTGCCGAGCCTAGGCCGCTGCCGCACGCCCACTGGGCTAGCCTGGTCCCGCCGTTCTCCACTGGGCCAAATTGGGCGGCCGGTTCTTCAGGTTTCTAAAATGATTAACTAAATTAGTTTTGGGAATAAATTTGTAAAATCAATGTAAAATTATGTAGCTATCCAAAAATGgtaaaactagttttgttagtcttctaaaattaggctctatctattagtatattttgttcacatagtttgataatattcttggaagctatataattaatttaagatacttaatattataaaatataaacttgtaagaatttccgtgataaattggtaatagtattggatctgaaatctttacagtaggttcctagcaatattagctgctctctgtaatttttgtagctctagaataattagtttgctaaatagataatgatgccatattccgaataaagattaaatggaaagaatgaaataaagaaacaacttgggtttatataactaaaataattgttgggaaatgacgccttatccgacaacgtgtatatgtagcctaagtacgatcgtcgttagaactagcccgttaactcgagtggcgtacgtcgtattttacgagtcacgattgcagttgattaattacatctttgctttgcatcgcatgcatatcatataggtacgatgatggatcaacggatcgatcgaaggataattgggaatctgaagatggtgtaatgatattctgtccaagagatgatgcaatgagctttctattcagatgatggtggatgatctgaagatgcatatACTAACTTTTAGTATATAtcctacccaggcaagccccggtgcataacccctacttttctgcagtttaaattatatttgtgcattaagttttaaggagttgaatgaaacccacttgcatatatatctttatcctatgagtcttactggtatgacaggatcgtgtagaatgctatgctacaggactccggtagaagtcgagtgtttgcctgtcactcgcgagagatagaaaatatattactgtattattatcacttggaaaacataaatggtggaaaggaaagtggtgaccgggcagggatatggtttgggtactggtgggtgtaagaagttgtgtcgccgcggatgcgggtcatagcttggttacactgtttttccctgtctggtcggttaaggaccgatcattgcataagccattgaggcaagccacagacttattatcctgagcacatatttgggtatgggcgcttggaagacttgttgctctcttgttgtggatccggcactttccggaccgactgtcagggtttattttggtggagaaggtccttgcaccgcactgagtccgggactcaagggCGGAGGCTTGGAGActcagtttggatggggacctagacacccaggacaggagagtgatgggttggtcctgcttatgccttgggtacaagcggggcgtgtgttttcagggtacccagctggtggcattgattcgcgaatcgccaggcgatccggtacggcttgtttcgtgcctagcatcatagtaagaaatgaaagatggaagatagaaaaaggaaatcttattgcttaccacctgcttgaaagtagtacaggttcttacatagaatggtcagttaatgaaccaatgcggctattaataaaaatcggatataaggacgcacgcttagtaatgctttctacaAATGCAtaaacccacaagtcagatagccttgcatatccttagagtcttttcttttctcctgtcgggtaagtcttgctgagtacaattaagtactcaggattatattccccctgttgtaggtgacaggtggatgctagagctgacacttATGTGCGGATTCCTCcgggtgggctcagcgaggatttcctttacgctgtgatcatagtttttatttataactcccactaactgtttttataaatgaaagtttcataatctgttgccgtagtttatatatcaatatttcatcatgtcatgattagatattcatttccgctgtaattttgatcacatgtttatattctgctgttcaattaaattgttcatgaCTCTGGTAATATTATCTCATTCcgttgttatattaataaatattatactctgaggttgtattaaaagtgatgtaagaaatggttcagaatgatgtaagctttattctctcatttgtggtcctaatggcaaaaatgtggatttttgggttctctcctggggtgtgcccgacggaaccgagtaatttagtgttctcctttgggtacttagtgtctaatgaaagacaagcactcctaagaggtattagattaggcggttctaccatagccacataatattttcattggttcatgagtctacaggtttcggacgacaatattcgttcgacataagtttgacataaccagctaagtcccaggagtgtaaggatcccttggACGCTtcttggaaacctcatcgtcCGATGGAAGAAGGGGGTCGTTGTACTCCAACTCAACAAGGGGGTACGTCTGATGcggcgtgggagggaccatcctgttataaattgataaacaaagggttagagtattcaatttaataatatttaaattaaaattatgtagcattgcaaaatttgaactacttgttatgcaatacgaacacgaTATGAAAgcacctgctgccctcgtcttctatgcctacTAGCCTTGTGATCGGAttctttgcaaacggagcaaagattcctaccacgggtctcgttgaagtctgtccctccatacatgtcttcgccgtaccctctcatagcgtccatgtcccccttgagtcgcttcttcctcctcctacccttccctaccttcattagatccggatgcggcacgtagtcataaccattatgaGGTGGCCACTGTATCGGGTTAGGGTATGGTTCGAAGCTCATCACCCAAATACTAACGGTATTCGAACAGAGATACAAGGGTGGCATATATGGCAGATACTCATAGTTATACCCGTGAACCCTATAGACCGTGATCATACGAGAGCAAGGAGCATGcttgatctgagggacgttgcaattgcactctacctttttaagatcaactcggtagtttcgtctaCCATAAcattcgccgcccaagcttgtgccacccttgcctcgtacactaaagatatggcggcggggtccatacggctcgacggtgtgctgcttggccaattcctcggtctccttcaaatgttcaaCTCCGACCTTTTcaaaacgcccctgctcagctatattcctctgcgcaagttcccacctcttgataaaatattcgttgcatttatgaaaggagaactcaataatttcagacataggcaacgatcgaactctggtgaatacacggttgaaggactccgaggagttagtggtcatgatgccattcctgaaacccccctcgtcatatgatAATGCCTActaagccttctgttccatctgcgcctctaaccaggcctttcccgcttcttttaccatcttgtctagttctctctttatctccttgaactggtgctctgtacgtacacaatatagagcctttaccttgtcacatacttCCTGCTTCCACTAGCGCTgacagaaattagcggcaaaatgtctcatgcaccatctatgcactaaaggcgggaacccatctatatgctcagctgtagCTTTAAGAAGCCCTGGGTTGCGGTTCGAGaccaaacatatagtgcgagatgggccaagcacttatacacgtagaagccgcataaaccatgaccatgattcatagttctctccctctgccaaagcaaaagcaatgcgtactatctggtccttaggATCAACAGCACAACCATtatcaagctcagtcgctgtatAAGGTGGTGGTGAAACATACTGctgtgcttcgctaattctggcctaTGAATCATATGGGGTATCATCTGCtgccaaatctatgactagtctaccctgagcctggataccatgcaaaacctcagttggtactggtaatggcatagtatgaactggtactggcatggcatcaaccggtgttggcatagcatatgtgcctccttggtcatcatcagaatcgtctgaatcactgttaactacatcaccgatcttgtcctcctcctcccgctcctcctcttcccgttcgaattcattcacatcgaagtcattgcttaaaccgcctactgcagttgaatgaaactgctcctatgTCAACTGAcggtccaaatccatgttatcctgagttgcttccccttcgacccctaattcttgttTATTGCCTTCAACATCGTCAATGGACGGACCGTCCTGAACACTGCATCCTATACCCATTCTCcatcaccacctcagccatggacaCATTGGAACCTTAGACCCCCCTAGTGTAGcgagaccagtgagcagggtcgcgcaagggcatgaggacatagtgtgccctagtctttctagtatcaaacctcctcttcagtgtgaaatcaccgtcaaactttgcattcaaacggacacaaaggttgtTGAagttaggaggttcatcaaaccattccaattcttcttccatatcctcaaacataccatcttctcttctaacacttcctccatataaaactctaacacaacaatccatctgcaaaagcatttcaagaaacttcatcaattcGTCAAAATCGTCATACGTAAGGTCCATAGtgatattaatacatattctaactataactatactaactaatctaatattaacatctatacaagactaactacaacaactaattagactaaatacaatatataactagactcactaacctAACTTTACTattatactaacttactatattacctatactaactaaactaactaactttagtaactatactaactatattttactaattatactaactttatttattttactaacttactatattaacaatgtcgattcaatcaacaaatacactaggggagtacTTCGCGGCAGCGGTGCTCGTCCTCGCGGCGGTGGCGCGCTAGATCGGGCCGAGAGGCGCGGGCGCTGGCCTCGGCGGGCGCGGcaggcagccgccgtgcgtggccggagggggtggcaCGCCGacgtgcgggcgcggcggccgcagcGGGCGTGCTCGGGCAGGCAGGACTGGGCCGCGAtgcttttattcggctctgccgcgccaccgatcaggacgcgtcactgccgcgccaagatcggtggcgcggcaagccctgccacatcaccggtcagcattttcggtcgtcgccacgtcatccatctgccgtgccaccatgcatggcgcggcacaggcttttGGTCGTActagtgttagttttgaaaaaaaaaacaatgttagatttaaagttagtttacaaaaaaaagtgttaaaattaaaaaaaatctcggGGAATGGGGTTTCGCCGAAAACTAGAGAATTCGGACCGCTCGCTCCGTGGTCTGGCAATTGGGTTTCAATTTTTCCACGGGCTGAAAATGAATGGACTCTGTAGAAGCCCATGTGCGATTAGAAGCCTCGCTAGCCACCTTTTACTGGTCCTTATCTTTTCTAATGAGGCTCAGTAAAGAGCTGAAATCTAAGGTCTGTTCGGGTTCCTAGCCGGATTGCTCGGCTACTTTATATAACCTTTGGTTAGCCGAAATGATTCTTGGATTCTGGGCTAACCGAACGAGCCCTTATACGAAGCACAAATCTGTTACACCTAAAAAATACAAAGAGGTTTCGTCCAATTTTCTTTCGTGCGCGCGCCCAACGGTCTCGATTCCCTGCCTCCCGTGACGCCTCTAAACTCTGAGACCCGGTTCCCTCCCTCAAGTCTGTGCAATCAAGGAGATCGACTCCGAGTGTGATCTCCGCAATCAAGGAGGGATCCATCTCCAGGCCGACCGCACGACAAGCCTGCCGAAGTCGAGATCCGTGTCCTACTCCACGAACGCAACGCCGGCATCCTCGCCGCAGACGATGTCGACCGTGCCCAGCTCCGGCGCGTAGCCACGTAGGTGACCTCGCCGGCTAACGGGTGGAACGCTGGGAGGACCGCTGGCGCACGGGCGACGTCCGACAAGGGGACCTGAGCAGCGGCGGGGGTGTCAGCGTGACCAAGCGCGTGTCCAGTGGGGACAGGGGCACGCGGCGGCGCAGTCTCGGCACGCCGACGCCGGAGGAAAGGCAGGACGACGGTGCTGGCGCGCCTCGTGCGCACGGTGGGCTGCATGCTTCAACTCAAGGAGATCACTTTTACTTGCGTTAGCCAAACTGCCAGAGAGGCTCCGAACTCGAAAACACGATCGAGCTCGCTGCCTAGCTTGCTTGTTGCGTAAACGTAATGTAGTCTGCAGATTATATATTCTTCCACTTGTTAGAATGTGACCGTCTTTCACATTAAAATCAATCGAGGGTGTACGTCACTGAGAGAGTATTAGGGTTGTATAATACTTGGATTAACCATACATCTGGCGATCACGCTCCGTGTTTGAAGATCCTTCACAGAAAGTCCGAACGGATCAAACTCAATGGAACAATTGTTATCAATGGTAAAACGACGAACGGAAATTAGATTCTTAATAATGCCAGGAGCAACAAGAACATTAGAAAGAACTAGTGACCGACGCGGTGTGACAAAAGAGGAGGACCCGACGGAAGTAACGGGGAGGGACGCACCGTTACCGACAATAATCGATGAAGGATAAGAGGATGAGGGATAGGAGGAGGTGAGTATACCAGCGTTGTTTGCCATGTGTGAACCGGCGCCCGAGTCGATGTACCACTCGTTTGAAGGAGAGGGCACGTTCAGCGACATGGTGCTGAAGTTGTCGATGAGGGAGCCTTGATTCCACGATCCGCCAGCCATGGGGGTccacggcgcctgctgctgctgctgcgccatGGGCGAAGAAGGCACGCTTCCATAGCCGAAGCCGGGTGGGACGCTCGGCGCGCCCTGCTGCAGCATCTGCTGCGGCGCGTAGACGGGCTGCTGCTGCGCGTGGAGGGCGGGCGGCTGCTGTTGCGGACGATAGATGGCACCGCCGGGGCCGTAGGGGTACGGCCAGAACTGAACCGTGCCACCCCACGGGTTGGGGATGGGGTTCAGCGGTGGTGGAGGGCCAGGCCGAGGGCCGCTGGCGGAGCCGCCCGCACCAGCGCCGCCCGCACCGGCGCTAGGGCTGCCATGCccgccgttgccgccgccgccgttgccgttCTTGTTCTTGCCACGACGGCGGTTGTTGTTGCGTTGCCCGTCGTTGCCGCCGCCGGAAGGGGCGCGCCCCTGGCCGCCGCCCGATTGCCCGCCGGAGGGCTGCTGCggggcgccgccgccggaggtGTAGAGAGCGGCAGGAGGAGGCGGATCGTCGGTAGCCGCGTCCTTGAGATCAACCTCCTCGAGAAGGAGAAGGTTCCGCGCCTCGTTGAAGGTGGGGAAGGGGCGCTGGAGTTTCAGATGCGACATCATATGACGGAAGGTGCCATTCAGGCCGCGGATCAGCGTcatcaccagcgtccggtcgccgacGGGATCGCCGAACTCAGCGAGGGCGCTCGCCATCGTCTCCAACCGACGGCAGTAGtcggtgatgttgagggcgccctGCTTGAAGTTGCGGAACTCGGCGGAGAGGAGGAGGGCGCGTGATTCACGCTGCCCTAGGAATTCGTCGTCGAGGGCTTTCCAGGCGACGCGAGCGGAGGGCTCCTTGAGCATGACCTGCTG includes these proteins:
- the LOC136525768 gene encoding uncharacterized protein, which produces MADDDALTEEERVARAAAAAKAAADREAALDALEAKHAAVHAQALAVVNIKVLIPITLDRVTNNYDRWRKVFLVVLGKYALTDHVLSDEAYPTRSAWAQMDCTVLSWIYVTINADLQQQVMLKEPSARVAWKALDDEFLGQRESRALLLSAEFRNFKQGALNITDYCRRLETMASALAEFGDPVGDRTLVMTLIRGLNGTFRHMMSHLKLQRPFPTFNEARNLLLLEEVDLKDAATDDPPPPAALYTSGGGAPQQPSGGQSGGGQGRAPSGGGNDGQRNNNRRRGKNKNGNGGGGNGGHGSPSAGAGGAGAGGSASGPRPGPPPPLNPIPNPWGGTVQFWPYPYGPGGAIYRPQQQPPALHAQQQPVYAPQQMLQQGAPSVPPGFGYGSVPSSPMAQQQQQAPWTPMAGGSWNQGSLIDNFSTMSLNVPSPSNEWYIDSGAGSHMANNAACSPPCARGAPAPSSCLSSGVGVPRLRRRVPLSPLDTRLVTLTPPPLLRWIVVLEFYMEEVLEEKMRWELAQRNIAEQGRFEKVGVEHLKETEELAKQHTVEPMVPPTPHQTYPLVELEYNDPLLPSDDEVSKKRPRDPYTPGT